The proteins below come from a single Papaver somniferum cultivar HN1 chromosome 11, ASM357369v1, whole genome shotgun sequence genomic window:
- the LOC113321590 gene encoding E3 ubiquitin-protein ligase RHF2A-like, translating to MEGSAMDETKLSESHLVSAAAFVEGGIQEACDDACSICLEDFCDNDPSTVTGCKHEFHLQCILEWCQRSSQCPMCWQSISLKDPTSQELLEAVEHERNIRSNRPRNATIFHHPALGDFELQHLPVGANDAELEERIIQHLAAAAAMGRAHHMSRRDGHRNRSTGQGRPQFLVFSSQPNAASSTPITATPAQGIGDDEPAHPVAAASPTSPLMAVGIETSSGTPQFLAPQADQSPTSASGSGHSAANQRRFSFNSPINSAGQSSPIDQDRAGPSELQSFSETLKSKFNAVSTRYKESITKSTKGWKERLFSRNTAMADLGTEVRREVNAGIASVSRLMERLETSGRNSDASVSDNLEEGSVSEPGNQMIAENHGTSPLNDNNPSASCATSSGQH from the exons ATGGAG GGTTCAGCAATGGATGAAACCAAGTTGTCTGAAAGTCATTTGGTATCGGCAGCGGCGTTCGTGGAGGGAGGTATACAAGAAGCTTGTGATGATGCTTGTAGTATTTGTCTTGAAGATTTCTGTGATAATGATCCTTCAACA GTAACTGGTTGCAAACATGAATTCCATCTTCAGTGTATACTAGAATG GTGTCAGAGAAGTTCGCAGTGCCCCATGTGCTGGCAATCCATCAGCCTGAAGGATCCCACCAG CCAAGAATTGCTTGAGGCTGTGGAACATGAGAGGAACATTAGGTCCAACCGACCACGAAATGCCACAATATTTCATCATCCTGCTCTCGGAGATTTTGAATTGCAACAC TTACCTGTAGGCGCAAATGATGCTGAACTTGAAGAGCGTATTATCCAACATttggctgctgctgctgcaatggGAAGGGCACATCACATGTCTAGAAGGGACGGCCACCGAAATAGGTCGACTGGTCAGGGTCGACCACAGTTCTTGGTGTTCTCATCTCAGCCTAATGCAGCTTCTTCCACTCCTATTACGGCCACTCCAGCTCAGGGGATTGGGGACGATGAACCTGCTCATCCAGTTGCTGCAGCTAGTCCAACTTCCCCTCTAATGGCGGTGGGAATTGAAACCTCCTCAGGGACCCCACAATTTCTTGCTCCGCAAGCTGACCAGAGTCCTACTTCAGCATCTGGATCTGGTCATTCTGCAGCTAATCAACGTAGATTTTCCTTTAATAGTCCAAT TAATTCTGCAGGTCAATCTTCCCCAATAGATCAAGATAGAGCAGGGCCATCTGAGTTGCagtctttctctgaaaccctaaaatcaaaattTAACGCAGTTTCAACAAG GTACAAAGAATCGATTACAAAAAGTACCAAAGGATGGAAGGAGAGGCTATTTTCTCGAAACACCGCGATGGCTGATCTTGGTACTGAAGTACGACGAGAGGTAAATGCTGGAATTGCTAGTGTTTCTCGCCTGATGGAACGCCTTGAAACCAGTGGTAGAAACAGTGATGCTTCGGTATCAGATAACTTGGAAGAGGGTTCAGTTTCAGAGCCAGGTAACCAGATGATTGCTGAGAATCACGGTACCAGCCCTCTGAATGACAACAATCCTTCAGCTTCTTGTGCTACAAGTTCTGGTCAACATTAG